TTTACCTCACTTTATTTTTTCAAAGTATCTCTTGAATCCCCTGAAGCGGCACCCATATATAAACCCAAGCAAATGGTGCTGGAGTCTTAAATCAGGACTTTTCTCCTGGATTCCTGACATGTGAGATAGCCCAGCATTTTATAAACGTGAATGAAAAATCACAACTCTCTGTTTTCAGAATGATGGAAGTCGGACATCTAGAGGAGCTATCCTCACAATTACCAGCATAATTGTTGTGTTTTCAAGGGAATTTTCAAAAGCAATTAgtctggaaagaaaaaaaaagtacaataccAAAAATAATCATTGCAAGATTCAGAGAGCAGTCTCAAGCATATAGTTAAGGAGAATATTTTAATGGTTTTTTAAAGAATGCTTTGTTGTAGCTTTATGCTTCAATAAATTGCTTGTTGAACTGCTATATGATTTATTGTGTTTAATGACTCCAGTTTTGTGCTTTTGGTTAGTCATGTGAAATACAGCTTTGTAAATCAATGACTCGTTTAAGTGAAGAGAGATTATAACCACAGAATATTTAACGTTTTTATACTgtaactgggctttcttcagtcATCCTCTATTGATGATAATTACAAGTTTACTCTGCTGAGTTTTTCAGGATCTGGTAGTTATGTTTTATAATTAGAATTCTGTCTTATGAGGACCACATTTAAAACAATCATGCAAATTAAATATTGGCGCACCATTGATGCAGAGGGTTTTTCATTTTACACGGCAGTTGAAACAACAtcagaaaacacaaataaatgttcCTTGCTGTGTACTTAAGCTGATTCATTTTGTTGgcagaactacattcactctgcatTAAACACACATCTAGGATTTCTCCATGAGCCAagttcccttttttctatttttttacgcAGATCGGTGTGTGAAGTATGTTAATTCTTGCTCTGGCTTTTAATATGCAAAATGTTTAAGAACTGTAAAATCATCGTTTGTTAGTGTTATATTCCCATAACATGAGGGATATTGTTACATTTGTGAGTATGAGTACTAACCCCTTAATCAGCATTGGGTGTACACAATAGAAAAAAACTAGGGCAGTGCTTTTTGGAATGCATGTTTGCGCTACACAATATTTTTATTGAAGgacaaaaagaaaacacaaatgttTAAGGTGCAACCGATCTAACAACGTAAAAGTCCTAACAATATAAAGCACACTCACCAAATATATATGGTAAAGATACCAAAGACAGGGACCACTTCCACAAAAGCTGCCTCCCCCAATGTGGAAATGGAAGTTTGGAGCTTCCAGGAGTCTCTCAGCACCATCTTGCCTATTTGCATGTCCTCCTCTCACCCCTCTATCTCCCTCTCATGCCTCAGCTCCATATTCCTGTCTCCCATCCAGCTCCATTTTCCTCCCTCCTCCTAGATCCATCTCCCTCTTTCCCCTCCCTTACCCTTCTTCTGCCCcatctccctctcttctcccagaTCCATCTCCCTCTTTCTCCTGCCTCTCCCTTCCtctgctccatctccctctctcccctccatctCCCTCTTTCCCCTCCATCCCACtttttcccctccctctctcttcctctgctccatttccctctttccccTCCTTCTCCCGTTCTCTGCTCCATCGCCCTCTCTCCTCCTAGATACATCTCCCTATCTCTGCTCCCTCTCCCTTCATCTGCTCTATTGCCCTCTCCCCTCTATTCTCCTCTCACACTCCTTAGCTTTATCTTCATCTCTCCCACACAGCTTCCTCTGCCTTTCTCCCCAGCTATATTTCCTTCTCCCCAGCTCCATCTTACACTCTCCCTCCAGCCTTATCTTTCTCTCTTACGTTAGCTCCATCTACTTCATTCACCCTGCTCCGTCTCACTCTTTCCTGTCCAGTAATGTGGAAATGTGACTTTGGAGCTTCCAGGAGTCTCTCAGCACCATCTTGACTATTTGCATGTCCTCCTCCCACCCCTTCATCTCCCTCTCATGCCTCAGCTCCATCTTCCTGTCTCCCATCCAGCTCCATtttcctctctcctcctagatCCATCTCCctatttcccctccctctcccttcctCTGCTCCATAtccctctcttcccctctctccctagctcaatctccctctctcccctctatTCTCCTCTCACACCCCTCAGCTTTATCTTCCTCTCTCCCACGCAGTTTCCTCTGCCTTTCTCCCCAGTTTTAATTCCCTCTCCCAGCTCCATCTTACCCTCTACCTTCAGCTCTATCTTTCTGTCTTCCCTCAGCTCGATCTACTTCTCTAACCCTGCTCCGACTCCCTCTCACCCCCAGCTTAATCTCTCTTTCTCTcacccagctccatctccctctttCCCCTGGTTCATTCAACTCTCCTCTCAAAATCTCAATTTCTATATCTCCCCCAtccccatttgtctctcctcacAACACAATAAATTGTTAGGTCACTTACACTGGTGATCCAGTGCTAGAGCAACTTCTGCGCGGTGTGATGAAGCCTTACTGAGGGATAGGATGGGCTTGCATGTAATTTCCTGCTCCCTCGGTAGCTTCCTAATGTATTGGAGAATGATGGAGCAGGCCAGTGCAACCAGGCAAGTACAGACCAGCTCCTTTACGATATAACCTTTTCTCTGGGGATTGCCTGCATTATTATCTGATGCTTGGTCCCTATGCTACTGCTCCCTTCCCCAAATCTGTGGCAGTGTGAGGAGCAGCTGGCAGAGGTTGCTCCTCACGTCTCCTAATAGTGGGAAGTCCTCTGCTGCTTGCCAAATGCTACATGCCCTCCTCTCCAGGCAGTGAGGCCCCAGTGAGTGCAAGGCATTAGGCAGCTGCCTAAATCACCTTATTAGAGAGCCAACTATGCCTTCTACCTCACAGTTTCTCTctctattattgttattattttatcatttatatagcgccatcagattctgtagcgctgtacaatgggtggactaacagacatgtaattgtaaccagacaactggatgtgcaggaacagagggggtggagggccTTGCtctatgagcttacattctagaggtctctctgtcctccccctcttcctatcTGTATCTGCTCTCTAAATATTTCTCTACAATCTCTTCTTCtagaaccctttttccagtactatTCCCATTCTGATTTGTGGGAATATCTACCTTAATTCAGGAATTACAGTTTATCTGTAAGATAAGACCATTCctaaaaaaagttgttgttttttttttaaaaaaaaaaaaggatctgcCGTACTCTGAGCTCTATTTTCCTGTCATGACgtgttatatttaaattttaaaatacagattAACATCAATTAACTATTTTCTAAAGGTCACTAAGTTTAATCACGAAAAGGCAAACGCATTCTTTGCAATGTGCACAGAAACATGCGTGCATTTAATGTGCAATACCTttcttataatattttatcaaaTAAAGTTCAGCTTTTGTCTTTAATGAGTTTAGGATTTATAGAGGCCATTAGAACAGTGGTTGTGCTTCTATACTTGGCTCAATTTTTCTTATGCTAatgcaactccaacaatattTGTCAAAGAATTACATCTGCAACAGAACAAACACAGCTCTGTGTTATGAAATGCTTATCAagattcatttaatttatttgaactcaatttaaagttacattttacaATTAGAATGGTAAACTTAATGTAGTCATTGCTTTAGTGGGGTTACTGTACTTATTTTATAAGTTAAAAACAGAGGATATGAAATACTCTGTGGGTATCTCTTCAAAGAAATTGTCTCTGTGAACGTGATTACATTAGGAAAACAAATGGATATAGCTTAATTGATATCCACTTCACATGTGATAAATGACCTATTTGGAACATTTAGAGAACAAATATACTCCTACACTATCAagctttttatgtttaaaaaaacacaacctaTTTGAAGAAGGGCATGCGTAGGTggaacataaacaaaagtgaaaTAAACAATTAGTGTAGACATTGCTATCTACgtaaatattaaaatgaaataaatgtacaAAGTTTGATTTCCATTTATTATTTACCTTTAACAGCAATGTCAGTTTTAGAGATTATCTGGGTTATTCATTAATGAAAATGGCCGAATTCTGACCGCAACAGCAATTTTCATATTTACTGAAGCCAAATACAGTCAAGATTCGGTGTCCAAATTTGGAAGATTCACAAAAAACTGGTCCTGATAAAATACAGACCCAAATTGAATCAGGCACGATGCACAATTATCGCAAATtatggttcatttttttttttacaagcaaaTGATAATTTTAAGTACTATTTGCATACTGACTGACCTAGCAGGTGAATAGTTAAAAACCCTAAGCAATGCAaaggttaattatgtggtggctggtctcattaaaaaaaagcaaaaaaaaaaaaagctgttttaaAAAAGGATGTTTAAAACATTCCTATGCCTCCACCTTTCCTTAGTATTTAAAACTATTGGTCAACCATTGATACAACCATTGGTCATGAAGCCAACTGTGGCCAATGAGTGTATATATTGTAATAAAAGGGGGAAACCTAGTGTACCCCCAAgctctttcctatgggtggtgAGTGCGGGCTCTAATTATATTATTCAGTCTCGAGAATTGAGTGTCAGATGGCTTACAAGCCCACCAATCAAAGAGCTCTTACTGGTATTGCATTGCATGGAAAATTTTCCATGTAACAAgacattattatttatagagcgccgtcaaattccgcagcgctttacaaggggtggacgaacagacatgtagttgtaaccagacaagttggacacacaggaacagaggggttgagggccctgctcaatgagcttacatgctagagggagtggggtaaaatgacacaaaaaggtaaggatagtattagactagtgacagttgcagaagaggaatcagttgggagctattaacagtttaattgatacgcttttatgaagaagtgggttttaacgattttttgaagaaatggagactgggtgagcatctaacggaggagggaagtgagttccacaggaacggtgcagccctcgagaaatcttgaaggcgagcatcagaggtgggagtacggacagaagatagacgtaagtcttcagcagttcgtaagggcctagacgggacatacttatgtataagggaggatagataggtggaagcagcattatgtagagatttgaaagcaagaaccagatttgtaaattgagctctatattttataggaagccaatgtagggactgaaagAAGGgtaaggcatgggaggtgcaggcggagaggaagatgagcctcgccgccgcattcattatggactgtaacggcgcaagttgggagcacgtaagaccactgagaagtggattacagtagtcaaggcgagaaaggacagatgaatggaccaacaccttagtcgcatctggcgttaagtaggggcgtatgcacgcaatgtttttgagatggaaatgacaggatttggtgatagattgaacatgaggtttgaaggagaggtcggagtcaaagagaacacctaggcagcgagcctgcgtggtggagctgatggtagcaccgttgacttggagggagacagacacaggaagtAGTGTACAGCTACACAAGTCATCAAACTAACTTTTGACAGGTGCCCCGCCCCTTTTTAGTAAACCACGCCCACTGCGCAATATAACCCCGCCCATTGCGCATTGTTGTGTGATCCGCCCCTTTTTTGACTAAACCACGCCCATGACACCTTATGGGCCCCGCccctaatacatttttattttgtcaggtgCCCCACCCCTATTTATTAAACCACGCCTGTTGCGCAATATGACCCACCCATTGCGCGACGATGTGTGTACCGCCCCTTCTTTACTAAACCATGGCACTAAACCACAACCATGGCACATTACGTCCCCAGTGCTATTTTTGACGTAGTAACGGCCATTTTTATGAGTCCACACACACGGCGTGTTATGACCACGCCCATGATCTTTATTACATATTAGCGAACATTTTAATGAAGCCACATCACGGGGTGTTATAGACACGATACAATGTTCATAGAGTGTGCCACCATATGGTTGTATGAGGTATTACATTCTTTGAttggattttttacatttatttttaatttcatttagagGAAGGATATTGCTGAGTAAAGGGATTGTGTCTGGGCATGTTTTTGAAAGATGTGTCTGGGATCTTTTTTAAAGTATAGAACAAACACAGAGGACAGATTTATATAAAtcggagaaataaataaatgccaaattaactcatatagcaatgtttattagacaaaaaaaaagtcaatgcaatattcacaggaaaaacaataatacaatatcCGCAGGAAaagctataatacaatatatgtagGAAAAGCAATAATCATCAAATGTATTAGTCAGAAAAGCAAGGAATAAACATcacaaattcaaccaatcagcagGATGCTTTAGTATACGTGGGCGCTTCTTAGGTAGCAAAGAGCCGTGAGATGTAGTTAATCCCGGGGTGCTAAAAGAAATATTTGGTAACGATTGTCTCTTTTGAAAATGGGGTGTTATGTCCCGAGTCTCACTTGGAAGGCTCTGCAATTTCAATCGTTCCAAATATTGCTGAGTAAAGGGGATGTGTCTGGGCATGTTTTTGAAAGATGTGTCTGGGATATTTTTTGAATGCATAGAACAAACACAGAGGACAGATTTATATAAAtcggagaaataaataaatgccaaatTAACTTATGTAACAATATTACTAGACACGTGTGGCAATGCAATCAGATCTAAAACCAAAAGTGTTTAGATGAGCAATGACAGACAGATGGCATTTACAACCAAGACAGGGGTTCCCAGGATGACAGCCGTAACAGAATCAACAACTTAAATGTTTTCCTTAAACACATGGGACAGTATGACTATTGACAGACAGCCGGCATTTACAACCCAGGGGTGGGGTCTCATGGTGACAGCTGTAACAAGATAACCAACTGAATAGTATTCTTTAATCATGATGCCCAACAGCAATAATATATCAGCATTAAAATCAATATATTACACACCAAGAGAATCAGGTAGCTACAGCGGTATTGATAAATTCTATAACTCaattaaaaaacataacataaaaagaaCAGTTGTTAAAGAATGGTTGGCAGATCAGGACACTTACACGAACAATGGCAAGCTGATCTTGTCTCAATGATTGACTTTGCTAAGCAAAATGatggtataaaatatatactgaCCGTCATAGATGTGCTGTCAAAATATGCATGGGCTGTGGCTTTGAAGAATAAATCAGGAAAAAACGTTGCTGCTGCTTTTCAGAATATTTTCAGGTCGGGACGTGTACCTCAAAAGTTGCAAACAGACAAAGGCAAAGAATTCCTGAACAAGAGTGTAAAAACAGTCCTAAAAAAATGTGAGGTTATACACTTTACAACCAATAATATGGTGAAGGCCGCTATTGTCGAGCGTTTTAACAGAACATTGAAAACTAAAATGTGGCGCTATTTTACAGCACGCAATACATACCGCTATGTAGATGTTCTGGATGATCTGATATATAGCTACAACCACACAGTACACAGAACAATACGGTGCGCTCCTGCAGCGGTGACGCAGAAAAACACACGCACGGTGTGGAAAAACATTTACGGGGAGTATTTCAATCATAAAAGGATTAAACCAGCGCTGAAAATTGGAGACCAAGTCAGGATATCAaagtataaatacattttcagtaAAGGGTATGAGCAGACCTTCACTGATGAAATATTTGTAGTGGACTCATTAAATACCAAAGGTATAAAACCACTCTATATGTTAAAAGATTGTAACGGCGATTTAATTGAGGGATCATTCTACgctgaagaaatacagaaaataccTCCAAATCACAATCGTATTTACAGAATTGAAAAAGTTTTAAGACAGAAGAGCGACAAAGGTAAAATATTGTACTACGTTAAATGGTTAGGTTACCCAGCGTCATTCAATAGTTGGATTGACAAAAAGCAGTTAACCACCCTCTAAACAACAACACGACTATGGAGGACACAGCATTTTACGTAACACTGCCTAGTAACGCATCGCACGAAATATACCCTCAAAACGAAATATCCAATTATACGACAAAACTATCCAAGCCGATTATCTTAAAAGGTGAATGGGAAGTTGGTTTAACAGAAATACAATATCCCCATACATGGAACACTTTTGAAACCGCTGAAGGATACATATATGTTGGTTTAGCCGGCGGACCCCTAAAACAGCTGAACGTAAAATCAGGGTATTATGATGATGTTCAGAAGCTGGTTCGGAATATTAACAAGATTATTGCCGCGAATAATGATCTGCCGGTGGATATTAAACTGGAATATGACGTTTTGGAGCGCTATGTACATGTTGTCGGCCGTGATACATTTATAGCCAGCGACAAATTGACTCATATACTTGGAATTGACTCTAATCATTTTGATAGAACTATTTCAGGAACTATTTGTGCAGATATAAAAAGCAGTTTTTATACCCTGTTTGTATACACAGATATAATAGAGCATCAGCGGGTGGGTGATAGCTTTGTACCGCTGTTACGGTCCGTTGAAATTACAGGTAATAACAATGAGATTATAACTCAGAAGTACATCAAACCGGATTACTTACCAGTAAGTAAGCATCATTTCGATACTATCACAATAGAGATAAAGAACGACCAAAATAGAAACGTCTCATTCAAGTACGGAAAGTCTATCGTTAAGCTTCACTTTCGCCCCCGTCGCAGCGTCTACTACTAGCAAAACAAACATGGTTGCTGTTAAAATCTATGGCGAACCACACATTTACAGTAATTATTATAAGACACAGGCTGGTCAGGGACTGCCGGGATTTCATGGTAGTACGTATATGTACGGTCGTGGTTTAGGGGGCATATTTAGAAGCTTATTCCGGAGAGCCGTACCATTGTTCAGGCGCGGTTTAGAATTGGTGAAACCACACGTGAAAACAGCGGCTAGGAACATTGCAAAGGATGTTGTGGGTAGAGTTTCAACGGCTGCGATGAATAAAATAGTGGGTGAACCCCAGGACGGCTCTGGTTTAGTATACATAGGTACAAATAATCCTAAAAGGAAACGGAAACGATCAGGAGTATTTCCTGCATGTACAACGTACACCCGCAACAAAAAGGCTTGCACTCCTGCTAGAAAGAAGAGAAGAGTATCACGAAGGAACGCTAACAACATATTTTGAACAGCTGACATGTCGTTTATCCATACTGCATCCGTAGAATGCGCCAAATCAGAACTGGATCTTTTTGAAATAAAGCCTACTCAGACCAGCATAGAAAAAAGCCTGTATGTGGAAGTACAACCGTTGGCCGCCATTTCGGAAACTTCACCACTCGAATTCTACATAGCAGGAAGCGGTGAACATTATTTCGATTTGAATAACACGCTGTTGTACATTACGTGTAAAATTGTTAAAAATGACAATACGCCGATTGCAGATGGAGCACGAGTGAGTCTAATCAACTACCCGATAGCGACACTGTTTAATCAGCTAGATGTTACACTCGGGGATAGGCTGATATCACAATCTAATAATCTCTACGCTTACCGAGCCTACATTGAAACACTGCTCAATTACAGCGCTGATGCTTTATCAACTCAGTTTACAGCCGGATTATTTTACAAGGATACTGCGGGAAAACATCAAGACAGAGTTTTGGATGGTGACAACACAGGATTTACAAAGCGGGCACATATGACAGCACGCAGTAAAACTGTTGAGTTACTTGGACATCTACATAGTGATCTATTTTTTCAGGACAAACTAATACTGAACGGTCTGGATTTGAAAATAAAGCTTACCAGAAATAAAGACACGTTTTGTTTAATGTCCGCAGACGCTGAACCGTATAAACTTCAAATTCTAAATGCATCTCTGTTTGTTAAAAGAGTCCAGATATCCCCGGCAGTGCGAATAGGTCACGCGCAAGGCCTTCTAACAGGCAACGCTAAATATGCCATAGAGCGCGCTAGTATGAAAGTGTTCAGCGTACCCACAGGCAGTCGTGTTTGCAATCAGGAAAATATATTCTTGGGACAGATTCCAAAGCTGGTCATTTTAGCATTTGTCGACAATGAAGCTTTTTCAGGCGCTTATGACAGAAATCCCTTGTGTTTCAAACACCATAATGTGAATTTTGCGGCACTCTATCTGGATGGTGAACAAATACCTGCAAAGCCTTTTCAACCTGATTTTGAACATTCTAACGCAGTGCGTGAATATATGTCATTTTTATTATTGGCACAGAAGAATTGTGGTGATTCTGGAATTATAATTAACAGAGAAGAATTTGTGGCCGGATATACATTATTCGCCTTTGATCTATCACCTGATCAGGAATGCAGTAGCCATTTTTCACTCATTCGTAGCGGTAACCTAAGGGCGGAAATACGTTTTTCGAGGGCCCTGGAACGCACTGTAAATTTGCTtgtctatggactgtttgaaaacATTATTGAAATTAATCAAAGACGGGAGGTTCTTTATGATTTTCTCTAAAACCTAACCATGAACACCTTAGAAATAACGCATATTTTACGCAGCGACCCATATTCCAGAGGTATATTCGTTGGTGTGTTCCCGTGCGATTTACTACCAACCTCTAAACTGGACAGCGTACCAGCGGCATTCATTATAAATACGGATCCACATACATTATCCGGGGAGCACTGGCTGGCTGTTTATATTGATGATAAGAGACAGGGATATTTTTTTGATTCTTACGGACTAGCACCGACAAGTGAAATATTCCCTAAAGAAATACtgatatttttaaaaagaaatgttaaacAGATATTCTTTCAAAATGTTCAGTTGCAAAGTACTCTGTCTACAGTGTGTGGGgagttctgtattttttttattcatcataTGTGTAAAGGGATTGCTTTTAAAGAGCTTTTAAGCCATTTCACAAgtgaattaaaacaaaatgatCGTTTAGTATCCCGTTTTGTGTGGCAATATATGCGTGGGTTAAAAAATAGACGTGTTCATAGCGTTCATGTACAGAGATGTACGGCGTGTTATCGTCATTAATATCTTGTTATGATTTTTCTTGATCTCAATAAAATCAGTTTTGTCTGTTACaattagtatgtatatatttattactgaTGACCCTCATGCACCTGTCTGACCACATCACAATGACCCTCATGCACCTGTCTGTCCACATTTACACAATGACCATCATACACCTGCCCGAACCCatcaagaaaacacaaaaaaaaaaaaaaaaaaaaaaaaaaaaaaaggtataaaaagacaTGGCTCAAGACTAGGGGTCATAAGGCATctcctggttacaactacataatGAATACCCAAGACACAGATATGGTAAGTAATTCTAAATCATCattcttttatatttaaaattgtatgttttttaaaatatgaacGTCTATGGGATTGTTTTATTTCTAACTGTAGGGGACTGTAGTATAGACTGTATgccatttgtatttgtttttattttcaacaacGTAGGGGTCTATTATATAGAGTCTGCACTGTTTGTTTCCGCGTCTTTCTGTTCTAAAATGTTACGTACTGAACATAGTTAgtaatgtttttaatgtatgCAAAATCCTTATCTATGCATTTGCGGGGGTGTTATGCTGTGCTTCTCCGTGCATGTTAtagcataacatttttttaaatatgctgtgATGCTACAGCATCAATGGGATTGTTTTATGTCTAACTATAAGGGTCTGTAGTATAGACTGTGTGCCTTATGTTTTTTGCGTTTTATTTTTAACAACGTAAGGGGCTATTATATAGAGTCTGCATTGCTTGTTTCCGTGTCTCTG
This Pelobates fuscus isolate aPelFus1 chromosome 3, aPelFus1.pri, whole genome shotgun sequence DNA region includes the following protein-coding sequences:
- the LOC134601595 gene encoding uncharacterized protein F54H12.2-like; this encodes MSFIHTASVECAKSELDLFEIKPTQTSIEKSLYVEVQPLAAISETSPLEFYIAGSGEHYFDLNNTLLYITCKIVKNDNTPIADGARVSLINYPIATLFNQLDVTLGDRLISQSNNLYAYRAYIETLLNYSADALSTQFTAGLFYKDTAGKHQDRVLDGDNTGFTKRAHMTARSKTVELLGHLHSDLFFQDKLILNGLDLKIKLTRNKDTFCLMSADAEPYKLQILNASLFVKRVQISPAVRIGHAQGLLTGNAKYAIERASMKVFSVPTGSRVCNQENIFLGQIPKLVILAFVDNEAFSGAYDRNPLCFKHHNVNFAALYLDGEQIPAKPFQPDFEHSNAVREYMSFLLLAQKNCGDSGIIINREEFVAGYTLFAFDLSPDQECSSHFSLIRSGNLRAEIRFSRALERTVNLLVYGLFENIIEINQRREVLYDFL